Below is a genomic region from Prolixibacteraceae bacterium.
GCGACTTCTTGCCCTGTAAAGATTGATACTGGAAAGTTTATTAAGGTATTAAGAGCGAAACAAGTTGTTGATCCAAAACTGCAAAAGCAGTCACAGTGGGTGGCCGATCACTTTTATACGGTAGGAACACTTATCCGAGGTGGATTGAAGATGGTGAATGGTGTACACTATGTGATGGGGGCTTCTCTTTTAGGGGGTATCGCGAGTACTTTTCGTAAGATTAGTGGCAATAAACTGCCACAGTGGACGCCATGGATGCCTACAGGAGTCTCTGGTCCTAAACCATTGTCTGTGAACCCGAACAATCCATTAAAGGTGGTTTATTTCCCTTCTTGTATCGCACAAACGATGGGTGCTGCAAAGAGAGATAAGGATAGACGTCCGTTGCATATCGTGACACAAGAGCTATTGATGAAAGCGGGGTATGAGGTTATTTATCCAGAAAATATGAGCTCTCTTTGTTGTGGGACACCGTGGGAGAGTAAAGGGTTTGAAGAGCATGCCAATCAAAAGTCGTCTGAGTTGGAGGCGGCGCTGTTTAAAGCTTCTAACCGTGGAGAGTATCCTATTTTGTGTGACACATCTCCTTGTTTGTATAGAATGAGAAAAGTGATGGAACCAAAATTGAAGTTGTATGAGCCAGTAGAGTTTATTGATACTTTTTTAATGGATAAGCTACAGTTTGAGAAAGTAGATGAAGTGGTTACGATTCATTCTACATGTAGTACAACAAAGATGGGGTTAACGGGAACGCTACAGCGAGTAGCAGAGGCTTGCGCTTGTAAAGTTGTGTTGCCTGATGAAGTTGGATGTTGTGGTTTTGCTGGAGATAGAGGGTTTAATTTCCCTGAAGTAAATGCTTATGCATTAAGAAAATTACGTCCTGTTGTGGAGAAGGAGAAAGCCATTGCAGGATATTCAAACAGTAGAACATGTGAGATCGGTTTGTCTGAAAATAGTGGTATTCCATATGCTTCGATTATCTATTTAGTGGATCGAGTAACATCTTCTAAGTAGAGATGGATATCGCTCATTTCACCATTTAGATTGGGATTAAATGTTGTAAAAAAGCACAGCTATGGATTTGGCTGTGCTTTTTTATGAGAAGTGTTTTTTGATTAGAGTTTGATTCTAATTAAATCATGAAATCTGTTATATCTTGGTTTTAGACTCTGTTATCTTGGGTTAAAACAGAGTGTATTCCCCCAATATGCAGCTCATTTTACCATTCAATAGGTATTATTTTTTTGTTGCAATAATACATATGGCGTGTGTGTCATTACCGATAAGTTTTGATTGCTCGATCTCAAAGTTTGCATTGTTAAGATCGCGGTGTACTTCTTGAGGAACTAGAACCCTTGCATTTGGTGCCTGTTTTTTATATGTTTTCATATAACGGTGAATCATCCCCACTTTATTAATAAATTTCATTTGGTATTTGGTAAAACTAATAAGTATCAGTTTACCTCCAGGTCTTAAGATTCGATATGTTTCCATCAGCGCCATGTTAGGGTGAGGAATAATATGGTACAGATTTGCCATAACGACTGTATCAAAACATTCATTTTGATATGGTGTTTTTAGACAGTTTATTTTTTCAATAGATAGATCGGGTTGGTTATTAAATCGCAATTGTAGTTGATCTAACATTTGATCTGAAAGGTCTGTGGCATGATATTTCGTCGTTTTGGGATAGAGGCGTTGGGTATATGCTCCATCTCCGCTACCAAGCTCTAAAGTCTCTTTTAGATCTGGAAGTTGTCCTATCCATTTGAAGATTTCATTTTGAGTCTCCTCTCCAACGACATAGGTGTTTGATTTCTCGAAATCGGTAGCAAATTGAGACCAGAATGTCTCCTTGTTATTTTGATCCTCTAACATCTTTTTAGGTTTTATTTTAATGACATCATTTGAAGGTTGTGTTTGTGGGGGTAAAGATAGATCGAAAAAGAGGTTCTTTATATCCCTTTAAATGGTGATTTTATGAGGTGTAAATCGCTATATCATTGGATGAAAAATGTCATTAGGATGTTTTCTATTGTTCTGTAATAGAACATAATTTGGCTCGTGTTTATTGATTAAATATTAATAGAATAAACTTACGATGTCATTGAACTTTAATCGAGGATAATTGTTTTCCTAGTGACTTTATCCCCTTAGGTATTATGAAGATTTCACCATGTATTAAGACAGAGGTAGACGTGTCGGAACGCTTATCTCTTTTTGATCTTTCGGAACTTTCTCCGTTTGACGGCCCTGGTTTACGCACAGTGGTGTTCTTTCAAGGGTGTCCTCTTTCATGTGCGTGGTGTCATTCTCCCCATTCACAATCTACTATTTCTCCCTTACTATTTCATGAGATCTTTTGTACGCATTGTGGGTTTTGTGTCTCTGCATGTCCTCATGGCGTTCATGAGATGGTTGGTGAAGAGCATATAATTCATAGAGAGAAATGTATTCATTGTGGGCAATGTGTGGCAGCATGTCCCCAAAGCAGAGAGGGAGTGAAAGCTAGTGCTTTGTTTCTGCCCACTGTACAAAGTGATGTGCATACTTTGTTTGAACAGATAAGGCCCTATTTGGATTTGACAAAGCGTAGTGGTGGAGGTATTACGTTGTCTGGAGGCGAACCTCTATTGCAGAGTGAGGCTGCCATGAAATTGTTATGGTTATGCAAGGCGCATGGATATCATACTGCGGTGGAGAGTTCTGGACTTATGCCACTTGATCGTTATAAGCTACTTATCCCATGGGTGGATGTGTGGCTTATTGGATTTCGTGTTACTACAGGAGAGGTGCCACCAAGTAAAGAGGCTCAGGTGGATAGATGTTTGTCTCTGTTACATGATGCAAAAGCAAAAATACTTCCACGTATCCCAATTATCCCTGGATTTACAAACCAAACTTCCGTATTAGAGGTGATAACCAGGTTGTTAAATAAGTATCATCTAAAGCATGTTGATCTTAATCCATGGAATGATCATTTCGATGTGAACTATATCCATGGTGGGATGGAACTTAAGATGACTAAACCTTCCACAGATATAGTAGAAGATGCTACTAGAGAGATAAAAGACCATTTTAAACGTTTAAATTTTACTATCGATGAAAAGTGATATTAAGTTTTTAGATTTTCCGGATAAGATGACCGATAATGTGCGGGCATTATATGACCATTTAATCCAGAAAGCATTGGGCGATCGTTCTGAAGAGTGGTTTACAGAAGATATGTTTGTAGATTTAGTGAAAAGACATCGTTCTTACGATGACAAATATCCTTTGTGGAGACCTTGGCAAGAGTGTTCTGTAATTGTTCGTAGGGCTTTGGCTATTGATGCGATGTTAAAGGCGATGACGGATGAGAAGAATAGTGAGAAGACTCATAGTGCAGATATTCTTGATGGGGATTTGTTGTTGGGTGTTTTACCTATGGGGTCGAATGGGCTAGGTAAGGTGTTTCCTAATTTCTTAACAGAAGATGAACTTCGTGCTGGTTCGATTACCAATCGTAATGCCGCTTCGTTGTTTGGTCATAATACGATGAATTATGAAGAGTTGCTTCGAGATGGGCTTCAGGTAAAGATCGATGATTGTTCTTTCCAGTTGGATAAGCTTTCGGTTAAGATTAAGCTTCAAAAAAAGGAGGTGGAAAGGATCAAAGTGAAACTTAAATTAGAAGAGAAGTATCTTGATCTTGGTAAAGTCGATTCTTATGTTGCTTATCGTTTGAGAAAAGAAGAACGTGAGTTGATTAATTTGAAGAAGGAATTCGATTTCTATTGGTCAGTAAAAATTGCATGTCGTTCTGTTGTCAGTTATGCGGATCGTTTTGCCCAATTGGCAGAACAAAAAGCGATAAAATATGTTGAACAGAGTGACGAATTACTAGAGTTGGCTCGTATTGCGAGAAAAGTTCCTAGAGAGGGAGCGGATACATTCCATGAGGCGATGCAGTCTATCTGTTTCTTCCATATTGCACTTCATGCTTCGATGAACTTTATCTCTTTGGGACGATTGGATCAGGTGTTAAACCCATATCTAGAGAAAGAGTCAGACAAGGCTAAAGCATTGGAAATATTTGAATGTTTCATTGTGAAATTGGCTGGACGTTTGAATTTAGGTTCTAACTCTTTGGTGGCGCAAGATCATGTAGACTATGCTACGGTTTTAGGAACCCATCCATATTATATTGATCAGAAAGCAGGGGTAAATAACTTCTTGCAGAATATAATTGTTGGAGGAAAGAAGCCAGACGGTACCGATGCAACCAATAGTTGTACTTTCTTGATTCTACAAGCGTTTGAGAATGTGAATCTATCGACACCTGGTATATATGTTCGTTTGCATAACGATAGCCCGAGTGAATTGGTTCGTAAAGTGTCAAGTTCGGTGTATAGGACTAAGAATAATCCTTCAGTATTGAATGATGAGATAATGATTCCTGCCATGTATAAGGCGTTGATGCAAGATGAAGATCCAAAGGATAAGTCCGTTTGTGCAGAGATGCAGCAGTTGGCAAACGATTATTGTGTGGATGGTTGTTGGGAGCCAATTTTAAATGGCTGTTCGGATTGGACTTTTGGAATGATAAATGGATTGAAGTCTGTGGAAACAGCATTAAATCAAGGCGCTTCACTACAGAAAGATGATGAGTTGTTGAGAGGTGCGAAATTGGCTCCTCAAACCCCTATTCCAAGTACATATGAGATGTTGATGGATAACCTACAAAATCATATGAGGTTTACGGTAGATCAAGCTGTAATGGCACTCTTTGTCTATTATATGATGGATGAGAATGCAGCGCCATCTCCTTTGTTCTCGGCATATCTAAAAGGATGTATGAGAAAAGGACGAGACAAAGCATCTGGTGGTGCAGATTATAATATTGGTGGGGTTATTCTTGGTGGAGTTCCAGATATGGTAAATCAAGTGGCTGCATTAAAGAAATGGGTATATGATAAACAGAAATATAGTGTAGAAGAGGTCTGTAGTGCAATCAGAAATAACTATGGTGATGGTGTGGAACATTTGTCGTCAACGGAGAAAGAGTTGTATGATAAGATAAGAGGTGATTTCGATAATCATAGTCCTAAGTTTGGAACTGGTGATCTTGTGGCTGATTTTATTACGGAAAAGGTTTTAAATATTTTCCATGATGCTCTGATGCGTTCGGCTAAATTTGGAAAGCGATTGTTCCAAGATATTGCCCCTGAGGATAAGTGGATCGAAGTAGCAAACCTTCGTGCTTTGGCTGGATATTATGGTTTGCCATTGGGTATGACATATGATATAAAGATGAAAGTCACTGGTGGAATGGGGACATTTGAACAGTATAATTGGAGTGGTAGAGGTTGTGCTGCTTCAGCTAATCGTTCAAATAGTGAACCAATCGCACCGAACTTCTCTTGTGTTCCAGGAACATCATCTAGTGGACCGTTGTCTACAATGAACTCTTTGTCACATTTTAATTTGTCCCGTTTTGCTGCAGGTGTAATAACAGATGTGTGCTTGGAAGAGGGGGCATGTACTGTTGAAATGGTTGAGGAGCTTGTGCGTGCCTTTGTGAAGAAAGATGGTGGAATGATGACTGTCGCAATCGGTACAAGTAAATTGTATAAAGAGATTTATGAGACAGCTAAAGATGCTCTGTTGAAAAAGGAGGCGGAAGCTGCTATGATGTTAGCCCCATATGCAGGGGTAAATGTTCGTATCGGTGGATGGCAAACTCCTTTCGTTACTTTGCCTCTATCTCATATGGAGAACTATATTAAGCGACCTGAAAATATGAACTAAAATCATAGATTATGAATAGAAGAAATAGATGGGGTATATTGATATTTGTGATTCTTTTGGTCTTGATGTGGGAGACTTTCTCGAAGAAAGATTCTGTTGAATCATTAGAATCATGGAATAATACCCCTTTGAAAGAGGAGATAGTATCATATGTTAAGATGGCATCAAAACAGATTCCCGTTGAAGATCGTGTAGCTGTTTTTGACTTGGATGGCACATTGGCTTGTGAAGCCCCATTGTGGTTTGAGATGGAGGTAGCAGTGGCTGGTTTAATGGATAAGTTGAAAGCGAACCCCTCTTTGGAAGATCAGATAATGTATCAGTATGCAAAGAAGTTGACCGTGAATCCTAAGGATACCTCTGTAACGAACCATTGGGTTGTGGATAATGTGAACTATTTGGATTCGATGATTCTAACTGCGTTTGATGGTGTGGGCTGTGAAGCTTATGTGAAATATGCACAAGAGTATCTAGATGAGCATAAGAATAAGGATTATGATATACTTTTTGGAGATATGTTCTATCAACCGATGTTGGAGTTTGTACGTCTGTTGCAACAGAATCAATTTAAAGTCTATATCGTGTCTGGATCGATGCAAGGATTGTTGTGGAGTGTTTGCCCTAATACATTAAAGTTGGATAGAGCTCATTTGATTGGAACAAGACAAGAACAAGTGCCTGTGTATATTAAAGATGAGCCTACAACTTTTGTTCTGAAGAGCGGTAAGTATCTACCTAAGAATAATCATAATGGTAAAAGTTTGAATATCTACTCTCATATAGGTAAGATCCCTGTGATTGCTGTTGGAAATACAACGGGTGATTTCGGAATGTTCCATATGGCTAACGGAAGTAAGTATCCACATCTGGCTATTTTGATTAATCATGATGATGCTAACCGTGAATATAAATATCCTCCATATCATGGAACAGCGGTTCCTGCTTGGGCGGATTCGATGAGGATTAATGGATGGAAGCAAGCAAATATGTCTATTGAATTTAAAGATCTTTGGATGAAAAAATAGTCTGTGAAAGATCGTTTTTAAAATAGGGGCCTTTCCAATGTGGGAGAGGCTCCTATTTTTTTATTCCAATAACATAGATTAGGAACATTCCAATAATGAAAGTGATGGTAAAACTGAGTAGGGTTCCTAGTAGTATATATTCTGTGTATTTTCTTGATTGAGTTTGTTGCATTGGATTGAGTCGTAGTATCGATTTGGCTGCAAATATGAAGCCTATGGCACTATATTGATTTAATAAGATTAGTGTAAGGGTCAAGAAGCGTTCGAGGTAACCAATCCATTTGCCTGCTTGGTTTAGACTCTCATTTTTTGTTCGATTGGTCTCGATCTCATCTCTCCATTTCCTTGTTAAAACTTTTATTAGAATACCAGATGGCCATAAGATCATGATGTATGCTACAACAGTTCCAATAATCTTTATTTGGTTGGTAAGCGAAATAAGTTGTTGATAGAATGGCTGCCAATTGTCAAGAATAAGTATGGTTATAATGAGGATGGATATAGTGTGCAGAATTTGGTCTATAATAAATAGAACTTCAGGTTTCCCTTTTTGACACACTTTCCAAAGATCGATCGCTGTGTGTATTATGGTTATCGCAGGAATGATTAATAGTAGATCCCATTGGGCAACAAATAGATAGGATAATAGCCCTGAAATGAGACCATGTAGGTAGAGATATGGCGATCTGAATTTCTTATTTTGACGATTTTCTACCCATGCATCCGGTTGTAAAATAAAGTCGGTGAAGAGGTGGGCTAGGAGAAGTTTTAGAAATAGGAGCATGGTTTATTCCGTTTTGAGTTTATTGGCTAAATGTTTGAAATTGTTTAACATCATTTGAGTGGCATCCCAGTTGGCTGCTTTCTTCCTTTGATTCACTGCCGACTGTGATACCATTAGTTTTTCGGCTGTTTTAGCCTCAGTGAGACCTTGTAAGAGAAAATATGCAGTTTCGGCTGCATTCTTAGACCATCTGTCTATAATTGCTTCTAATAGCTTTAATTCGACCTTTAGCTCTCTATTTATCTCCTGGTCAGCTGTGTGGATGATAAGCTTTTGATCTAACTGTTTCATCCTCTCTAAATTTCTTCCTGAAAGTTGCAGTGCTTGCCCATCAGATAGTGCTAAGGTACTATGCAAAAAGTCAATGCTGCCTATACCGATGGATATGCGAGCATCCATGTGATTATATTGCTCGTCTTTATCTTGGTCAGGGAATGTGATTTTCTTGAATATCGTTTTAAGCTGGAGTGCAATATTTAATGCCATTTCGATATCTGTGAATAGGCATTGGAATCCGTCTCCTCTAATAAATTCAAAAGGAAAGTGTAGATCGTACTCTTTAGATATATGCTCTAGGTCGTGTTGCAGTATTGAAAATAGATGTGCTCTATTTACGTTGTTTAATCTGTTTGAATCGATTAAATCTCCTGTTAATGCTACATACATGTTCGTCTATTTTTATTTAAAGATAGTAAAAAGAATAGAACCCTCCTATAGGAATATCTTCAAATTATAAGGTTCTAGCCTTATAATTAACGAATATAAGGTTGTGGCCTTATAATTAACGAATATAAGGCTGTAGCCTTATAATTTGGAGTTGATTTAATGGTTCTGTTTCCTTCGTTGTGAGTGGATTGTCAAAAAGGATCAATATGAAAGATGAACTAAATATTTTTTTATTTGTTATGTAAATGATTAGAATATAGTAGGTTCGATTTGAGTAGATGTTTTGGCATATGTTACATGTTGTCCGTTTAATAGTTTCTTAATTATAATTAGTCTAGATAAGCTAGTGTGTCCCGATAATTTTGCGTACTTTGTATCATATAAGCTACGGTAATACCAACGCTTATTTTAAAATGAATACTATTATTAGGATCTATTTTGTTTATACTACGTATTGAAATATCAATGTAGAAGAGGCTATGTTGCCACTTTGTTTGTTTAAACAAGATATGTTCGTAATAACTTATTTGTCATTTTAATATATATTTTGGTGTAAATAACATGATAGATTGATATATGGAATTGAGTAATAATTTTATGATGGCCTTCGGGTTGACTCTGTTTGCAGGATTGTCAACAGGTATTGGAAGTTTAATTGCGTTTGTGTCAAGACAGACAAATACCAAGTTATTGTCTGTGGCACTTGGTTTTTCTGCTGGGGTTATGATTTATGTCTCTTTTGTGGAGATCCTTCCAGAAGGGGTACATTCGTTACAGGAACATTATACCGATAAGTTGGGTGAGATATATGGTATTTTGGCATTCTTTGGTGGTATTTTGATTATAGCTTTGATTGATAAGCTGATTCCTAGTTTTGAAAATCCGCATGAGATAAAGAAGATTGAGGAGATGGATGATGCATCGAAAGCAAAGGATTTCCGAAAGTTATATAGAATGGGTATCATGACAGCTTTGGCTGTGGGGGTCCATAATTTTCCTGAAGGATTGGCTACTTTTATCTCTGCCCTGAATGACCCTTCATTGGGTGTGGCTATTGCTGTAGCTATTGCGATTCATAATATTCCTGAAGGCATTGCAGTGAGTGTCCCTATATATTACGCTACTAAGAGTAGGAGTAAAGCCTTTTGGTTGTCATTCTTGTCTGGTTTGGCCGAACCTGTTGGTGCATTGATTGGATATGTCTTAATTTTACCATTTGTAAATGCTGACAACTTAGAGGTGGTGATGGGAGTTGTTTTATGCTCTATTGCTGGAGTAATGGTGTTTATCTCGTTGGATGAACTTTTGCCAACAGCGGAGGAGTATGGAGAACACCATTTGTCTATTTATGGTCTGGTGGCTGGTATGGCTGTAATGGCAATAAGTTTATTGTTGTTCTGATTATAGTTTGATTATAATAGAAGAGAGGTAATGAAGGTCATATTTGATATTCATTACCTCTCTTTTGCTATTGTATAATTTCGATGTTAGATCATTTTATTGGCATTCTTCTCTGCATTATTAATACAGTCAGAAACGCTATTTCCTCCAACAAAATTGCCTGAGATAATGAAATTAGGGTGGTGGGTATGAAAATTATCCAGTTGGGCTTTGAAATCCATGTAACCTAGGTTATATTGGGGAATGGCTTTCTCGTAGAGTTTAAAACATTTGGTTTTAGGCTCGCCCTCTATCTCCATGATCTCCGCAAATTCTCTTGTTGCTTCGGATACCCAACGATTTAGATCGCTTTGAAGCATCTCTTCGTGGTTTCTACTACCACCAAGGTATAGCGTGAAGGAGGCATGGTCTTTGGGTGCTCTGTGGTCGAATATGGTACTACTCCATAGTGCTCCTAAGAATTTTAGTTTTGCTTTTTCAGGTACTAAGAAGCCGAAACTGTCGAGTTGGCGTCCAATTTGTTCTTTGTGATATCCAAGGGTTAATGTTCCCACTGGAGGGTAGAAGATCTTGTCCAGTTCTTCACTTAGTTTGTGATCGAGATCAGAAACAAGAGAAGAAAGCTTGTATGCTGGTAGGGTTGAGATGATCTTATCGGTGGCAATAGTATGTTTTTCACCATCTTTGAGGTAGGTAATATGATACCTGTTTTCAGAAGGTGTAATTTCAATTACTTCACTCTTTAAAAAGAGTTGAGGAGAAAGTTTTTTTGCAATAGCTTTAGGGAGTTGGTTCATTCCTCTTTGAAATGACATGATATTCCGAGAAGGTTTGAATGCCCCTTGTTTATAGGCATTGCGCTTGTTTTTCATCGTGTGATAAGAGCCCATGATCACCGAGCCATGCTGTGTTTCCATCGCGGCCATTTCAGGATATGCAGCTTGCATGCTTAGATCTTTGGGATCGCCAGCATATACTCCAGCAACAAGAGGGTTCAGTGTGTAATCGAGAAACTCCTTCCCAAAACGACGAATAACGAAATCATGCATGCTTTCATCTGTATGATCTCTTCTAGCTTTTACGAATGGTTCTTTAAGTACGCGAAGTTTGGTTTTGAACGAAAGAAGTTTGGTGAAGATATAAGAAAGAGGGCCGTCTAAGGCGTGGATCTGGTTGTCTCGATAGAGGTATTTCTTAGAAGCTTTTCTATTGGCTTGCATTAATTGGTCTTTGATTCCAGTCCAATTTAGAAGTTTCTGAAAAGATTCGTACTTCTCTACCGTGGAGTTGGCAGCAAAATCGAAGGTGTAACCGTCAATCTCTTTAGAGGACAAAACACCTCCTACTTTATCCCTTTTTTCTAAAATGAGTACATTCTTACCTTGTGCTTCTAGGAAAGCAGCTGTAGATAGACCTGATATTCCTGCTCCTAGAATCACTATCTCATATGAATCCATTGTTCTTTTTACCTTGTATGATGAGTTACAAATATAATGGAACTGAATCGAAAAAGGGAGTCTATTTGAATTTATTTAGACCTGTTAGGTATCGAATTTGTGGATATTGCAACGCAGTTAACGAAGAGCTGTCTCCTCTTTCAAAACTACAATGGTGTTGAGAGAGGAGATAGATTGTGTGATTACTTTTTTCTAACCCATGTTTGTGTTCTATAGAAAAAGCCAATGTAGCCACGAACTTGTAGTTCTCCGTCTTCTTGCCATAGTTTAACATCATAGGTTTTTCCACTCTCTGGGTCTAGGATACCATCGTCTTTAACCCAAACTCCATCTTTCTTTGTTAGGCCATCCACGATGAATAGTCCTTTGATTGGTTGGTTGTGAAGATCTCCTTTACACTCTTTGCAAAGTGGATCGTAATTTGGATCAGAGTTGTAGAACCCAACTACTTGTCCAAAAAGCTTTCCATCTTTTATTGTAATCTCTACGTCCGATTTGGGCTTGTTGGTCTTGTCGTCAATTGTTTGCCAAATACCAGTAATCTCCTGTGCGATAGACGGAAGTGTGACAAGAAGGCAAATTAGTGCCATCATTAGTTTTTTCATCTGGATTATCTCTTTTGAATTAATATATTTCAATTTCAATTCAAATAAACAAAAAATCTTCTGGGATGTTTTATTTATATAAATAAAAATCTAACAACTATGAGTGTTGAATTGCTTTCTCGTATTCAATTTGCAATGACCATCTCTTTCCATTATGTCTTTCCTCCGTTATCAATAGGATTAGGGATGTTGATGTTCTTTTTTGAGTTGATTTATGTTCGTACTAACAAGGTATTGTATTACAACCTAGCCCGTTTTTGGTCCAAGATATTTGCTGTGATCTTCGGGATGGGAGTAGCTACAGGAGTTGTAATGGAGTTTCAATTTGGAACCAATTGGGCGACATATTCCCGTTATATCGGTGATGTGATGGGAAGTGTTTTAGCTGCTGAAGGATTATTGGCATTTATGGTTGAAGCAGGATTCTTAAGTATTGTTCTTTTAGGGTGGAACCGTGTGAGTAAGAAGTTTCATCTTTTCTCAACCTTCTTAGTGTGGTTGGGCTCTATGTTTTCTGCATTATGGATTGTGATTGTAAATTCATGGCAACAAACGCCCGCTGGATATCATATTGTGCAGAGAGCTGATGGTACTTTTAGGGCAGAGGTCTTAGATTATGTCAAAATGATATTTAACCCCTCTAGTATGGATCGGTTCTTACATGTTATCCTCTCTTCGCTTTTGTGTGGACTGTTCTTGGTCATATCGATTCATGCCTATTATATTTTTAAGAAGAAGTTTGTCAAAAGCTCTCTTCTTGCAATAAAGGTCGCATCTATTAGTGGTCTGGTTTTGATTATCCTACAGGTTGTCTCAGGGCACCATTCAGCATTGATTGTTGCAGAACACCAACCAGAGAAATTAGCCTCTTTTGAAGGTCATTTTGATTCTAATAAACCTGGGAATTTATACTTGCTTGGTTGGGTGAATCAAGATGAGAAAGTAACCACGGGACTGTATATTCCTAAATTTCTATCTTTTATGATCTCGGCAGACCCAAACATGAAGGTTAAAGGTTTAAATGACTATCCTGAGGAAGATCTTCCGCCTGTTAATGTTGTGTTTCAAACCTATCATACAATGGTGGCTTTAGGGATGGCTATGTTAGGTGTTTTAGGGTTATTGGTGTTTTCATTTAAAAGAAGGTGGCTCCTTAAGAATAGGTGGTTTCAACTGGTGTGTTGTGGTAGTGTTTTAATGCCAATACTTGCTGTCCAATTAGGTTGGTTTAGTGCTGAAATAGGACGGCAGCCTTGGATTGTTTATCACTTAATGAGAACAAAAGATGGGATCTCCACAAACCTAACAACGTATGATCTGTGGTTTTCGATCATTGGTTTTGGTGTGATATATATATTCCTTACAGGTCTTTTTGTTTTTACAATTAGGCGTCAAGTGATGGTTGGAATTAAGAAATATAAATAAGTGATGCTATGGATATTCAAACAGTGTATTTTTTGCTTATAGGTGCTATAATTTCTGCATA
It encodes:
- the hemG gene encoding protoporphyrinogen oxidase, which encodes MDSYEIVILGAGISGLSTAAFLEAQGKNVLILEKRDKVGGVLSSKEIDGYTFDFAANSTVEKYESFQKLLNWTGIKDQLMQANRKASKKYLYRDNQIHALDGPLSYIFTKLLSFKTKLRVLKEPFVKARRDHTDESMHDFVIRRFGKEFLDYTLNPLVAGVYAGDPKDLSMQAAYPEMAAMETQHGSVIMGSYHTMKNKRNAYKQGAFKPSRNIMSFQRGMNQLPKAIAKKLSPQLFLKSEVIEITPSENRYHITYLKDGEKHTIATDKIISTLPAYKLSSLVSDLDHKLSEELDKIFYPPVGTLTLGYHKEQIGRQLDSFGFLVPEKAKLKFLGALWSSTIFDHRAPKDHASFTLYLGGSRNHEEMLQSDLNRWVSEATREFAEIMEIEGEPKTKCFKLYEKAIPQYNLGYMDFKAQLDNFHTHHPNFIISGNFVGGNSVSDCINNAEKNANKMI
- a CDS encoding DUF2147 domain-containing protein: MKKLMMALICLLVTLPSIAQEITGIWQTIDDKTNKPKSDVEITIKDGKLFGQVVGFYNSDPNYDPLCKECKGDLHNQPIKGLFIVDGLTKKDGVWVKDDGILDPESGKTYDVKLWQEDGELQVRGYIGFFYRTQTWVRKK
- a CDS encoding cytochrome ubiquinol oxidase subunit I, which translates into the protein MSVELLSRIQFAMTISFHYVFPPLSIGLGMLMFFFELIYVRTNKVLYYNLARFWSKIFAVIFGMGVATGVVMEFQFGTNWATYSRYIGDVMGSVLAAEGLLAFMVEAGFLSIVLLGWNRVSKKFHLFSTFLVWLGSMFSALWIVIVNSWQQTPAGYHIVQRADGTFRAEVLDYVKMIFNPSSMDRFLHVILSSLLCGLFLVISIHAYYIFKKKFVKSSLLAIKVASISGLVLIILQVVSGHHSALIVAEHQPEKLASFEGHFDSNKPGNLYLLGWVNQDEKVTTGLYIPKFLSFMISADPNMKVKGLNDYPEEDLPPVNVVFQTYHTMVALGMAMLGVLGLLVFSFKRRWLLKNRWFQLVCCGSVLMPILAVQLGWFSAEIGRQPWIVYHLMRTKDGISTNLTTYDLWFSIIGFGVIYIFLTGLFVFTIRRQVMVGIKKYK